The following are from one region of the Aquila chrysaetos chrysaetos chromosome 23, bAquChr1.4, whole genome shotgun sequence genome:
- the SOWAHC gene encoding LOW QUALITY PROTEIN: ankyrin repeat domain-containing protein SOWAHC (The sequence of the model RefSeq protein was modified relative to this genomic sequence to represent the inferred CDS: inserted 2 bases in 1 codon): MAEPAELRQESVVGFLAARGGRARNAELLEHFRDWLSPSEPGRRAAARQRFKELVNAVATVRQEPGTGVKYVHLRRRYCAPEPAAAALSPGEKQQQAAVVGDSAERPSPPPSPRAGAEEAPPXPPPAGEDAGSRPQAMGRRGEPPRPSPAAAAGGQRRGSRRGPPPPPPVGRGGGEEAAVAAGPGRPPPPAAEEAGAAEGPPGAAAQGGGRRSLREAARGGSPQLKRGALPGGGRGRGGGDSDSASVASSSAEEEGSTTGSVALDPLEHAWMLSASDGRWESLEGLLSCEPALLCKRDFITGFTVLHWAAKHGRQELLATLVNFAQRHQLPVDINARTSGGHTALHIAAMHGHAEVVKLLVGAYDADVDIRDYSGRKAAQYLHQGTSGDMRSLVGALEEEEEEEEGAAGNGSGRWRLSKVLPANLMSYRLSHHHHHHHHSTGEEAEGTEGAAVAGKGKEMTRKASGSGRMKPRLNKIRFRTQIIHNTPSFRGDTEEEEHEEKSLKASFKLRPKSNVFG; encoded by the exons ATGGCGGAACCGGCGGAGCTGCGGCAGGAGTCGGTGGTCGGGTTTCTGGCGGCGCGGGGCGGACGGGCGCGTAACGCGGAGCTGTTGGAGCATTTCCGGGACTGGCTCAGCCCCTCAGAgcccggccgccgcgccgccgcccgccagCGCTTCAAGGAGCTGGTCAACGCCGTGGCCACCGTGCGCCAGGAGCCCGGTACCGGCGTCAAGTACGTGCACCTCCGCCGCCGGTACTGCGCTCCGGAgccagccgccgccgccctgaGCCCCGGcgagaagcagcagcaggcgGCGGTGGTGGGGGACAGCGCGGAGCGGCCGagcccgccgccctccccgcggGCGGGCGCTGAGgaggcgccgcc cccgccgccggcgggcgaGGATGCCGGCAGCCGCCCTCAAGCCATGGGTCGGCGGGGCGAGCCGCCCCGGccgagcccggcggcggccgccggagGCCAGCGGAGGGGCTCCCGGCGGggaccgccgccgccgccgccggtcGGGCGCGGGGGAGGCGAGGAGGCTGCGGTAGCGGCGGGCCCGGGGCGGCCTCCCCCTCCGGCGGCGGAGGAGGCCGGGGCGGCGGAGGGtccccccggggcggcggcgcagggggGCGGCCGCAGGAGCCTGCGGGAGGCGGCGCGGGGCGGTTCGCCTCAGCTGAAGCGCGGAGCTCTCCccggggggggccgcggccgcggcggcggcgactCGGACAGCGCCTCGGTGGCCTCGTCCTCCGCCGAGGAGGAAGGGAGCACCACCGGCTCCGTGGCCCTGGATCCCCTGGAGCACGCCTGGATGTTGTCGGCCTCGGACGGGAGGTGGGAGAGCCTGGAGGGGTTGCTGAGCTGCGAGCCGGCGCTCCTCTGCAAGCGGGACTTCATCACCGGCTTCACGGTGCTGCACTGGGCCGCCAAGCACGGgcggcaggagctgctggccaCGCTGGTCAACTTCGCCCAGCGGCACCAGCTGCCCGTGGACATCAACGCCCGCACCAGCGGCGGGCACACCGCCCTGCACATAGCCGCCATGCACGGGCACGCCGAAGTGGTGAAGCTGCTGGTGGGAGCCTACGACGCCGACGTGGACATCCGCGACTACAGCGGGCGCAAGGCCGCGCAGTACCTGCACCAGGGCACCTCGGGGGATATGCGGAGCCTCGTGGGGgccctggaggaggaggaggaggaggaggaaggggctgcCGGCAACGGGAGCGGGCGCTGGAGGCTCTCCAAGGTGTTGCCCGCCAATCTCATGAGCTACCGgctctcccaccaccaccaccaccaccatcacaGCACTGGGGAGGAAGCTGAGGGCACCGAAGGGGCGGCCGTGGCAGGCAAGGGCAAGGAGATGACCAGGAAAGCCTCCGGCAGCGGGCGGATGAAGCCTCGGCTTAATAAGATCCGCTTCAGGACTCAGATCATCCACAACACGCCCTCCTTTCGTGGTGACACCGAGGAAGAAGAGCACGAGGAGAAATCCCTGAAAGCGTCGTTCAAGCTCAGGCCAAAGTCCAATGTCTTTGGATAA